One Pseudomonas sp. MM213 genomic window, CTGCGTCGGCAGACGCATGAGAACATCCTTCAAATAGGCATACGGATCATGCCCATTCAGCCGCGCCGACGGGATCAAACTCATGATCGCCGCCGCCCGTTTTCCACTGCGCGACAGCGCTGCCCAGCGTTTCAGGCTGTAATCCAGTGCTCTGCTGATAGCCGAACCTTCAGGCACGAGATCACGTTGGTTGATCATCCAGGCATGCAGCAAATCCATTACCGGTACGTGGCATGCAGTTCGAAGAACTTGCGCCGCGCATGCCGGCACGCATGTCCATGGGCTCGGTGGCGAGCCAGATGGAGTCGATGCGGATCATCGCAGCAGGTCTCGCTGGAAAGCAAAACACGCCGCTGCATTTTCTGCCGGCCAACTCACCACGACTACGCCTTTTGAATACGGCACTTCGATTCGGATCGTGGCAGGAAGGGCCTGATGCATCGGCACGGCGGCGACGTCTTGACCGGGATGAAGGCGGTTTGAAGTGTCAGGTTTTTCTGCGCATGCACGCGTATCCATTTATGGACGAGGTTGGCGTTGAGGTTGTGGGTCAACGCGACATTGGCGATCGAGATGTCAGGCTGCGCGCATTCGGCGATGACCTGGGCCTTGAAGGACTTTGAATAGGTACGGCGTACTTGTGGCATGGGCGTCCGCTTAAAAAGGCTAAAAATGGTGTCCACTTAATTTAGGTGGACACCATCGCCTGAAGCGACGGTGTCAGGAAGGTGTGTTGCCCGGACGGTTACACAAGAGCGTCCGTATCGCTCTCGTCAGACGTCAGTTCGTAATTAAGGGTGAAGATAAATATCATCTCTAACGCTCAGCTTCAGCAAGATCCTACGTGGCTTCGATTGTCACACGACGCGACTCGAGCCGGGCTTAAGCCCGAAGGAGCGACCTTTTAATTGACCTCATTTCACACCACAGCTTAGCTATGGCTGCCATTCGGAATGAAAGCGAATCGAATCACCATATCCTGTGGGGCTATGTGATTGCAGCTAGAGTCCGAACGCCATTTTCAGTTCACTCGGTTGCGCCCGCTGCGCTTGGCTCGATAGAGCGCGACATCGGCACGAGTCAGAAGGCTTTCCACATCGTCACCCGCTTTGGCGAGGGTGACACCAAAGGACGCAGTTACAGTGTCAAGCACCTCATCCGTGCCACGAACCTTGATCCGCAGTGCCTGAATTTTTAAGCGCAGCTGCTCAGCAAATGTATGAGCACTGGTGAGATCAAAACACTCGTGCAGGACTACACAGAACTCTTCACCACCATAGCGTGCCGCCAGGGCCTGAGGCGGGATTGAGTTCCGTAACACCTGACCAACATGCTCAAGGACGCGGTCGCCCAAAGGATGGCCATACCGGTCATTGAACTGCTTGAAATGATCAATATCCAACATGACCAATGCCACCCCATGAGGAGCGTTGTTCAATGCATGCTCCAGCAAGCGAGCGAAGGTAGCTCGGTTCAACACCTTAGTCAGACCATCCAAAGATGCAGCCAGTTGGGCACGCTCGAGCTTGTCTTTCAGACTCTTGATTTCATTTTGCGCTGAGTGCAGCTGGGAGAGGAAAAGCTCTTGCTGATCCTGCATGACCTGGGTGCTCTGTTGCAGCTCGCTCAGAATGGCGGGCAACCTCTGGTCGACCGGCTCCGCGAGCATTTCCATGCAATGCCCAAGACTGGCTTGAAAATTGGAACTACCATTCACGCTACGCGAGACATTACGCTCCATGTCGTCAACCAGATCGATCGCTTGTTGTTGCCCTGCGCGCGCCTCCTCCAATTCGTCACGAATGATGTAGTCGCGAAAAAGCTTCGTAGCAGATTCTGGAGGGAAACAGTCGAAGTCTTTGACCACCCTGTCCAGATGGCGATTAAGCTCTGGCTCCTGACCTTTGCTGTAGGTGTACCAGAGAGCATAGTGCACAGGATTTGGTGGAATGTTGTGACGCACCATCAGTGGTACGGCCTGCTAAAGCAGAGCCGCCGCCTCGCGGGAGTCCTCTGGATACAGCGCTAGGGCAGTCGCACGCGTCTCTGATTGGCTCATAACGTCACTGTGGTTGGTTTTTATTGGCATATATGAAGTCGGGGGGCAGCATATCCTTACGTACACCAAGCAGCCATACATAAGTCCATGAGTAAGACGTCCAGCGTTCCTGTCGATTACGAAATCATCCCAGGCATGCTCCCAATTTGACACGGTCGCCGTGTTGGAAGAAATTGATGATCCGCCTCTTCTCTTCGACCTGAAATCCTGTGGCTGTATCTGCAGCCCAAATTTTTCAGCACGATCGATTGGATGTTCCCCAACCGGCCACTGGCCCAGTCGATTACTGGGTGCCTGGTTTCCTAATAGGATTGACAAATTGCTGACTCGCCCCGACAAAGATGCGCTACGTGCGATGCTGGAATCGCAAGTTCAAGAAAAGCTGCAGCACGACCCTGATGCGGTAACGACTTATGCAGCACAGCCTGAACCCGAACGAAAGCCATACACCAGTAAGCCCACGGTTCAGGACAAGGCATTTCACAGGGAGCTCGATCAGATGCGTGCGGATGCTGAAGCCGGAGTGATACATAAATCAGTGCGCGAGCCAATGGACGATGGTGAGTCTAGCCTTGCGCTCAATGATTACCCTGGCTTGAAAGAGGCAGGCTCTGCATCAAATCAGTGGTGATGTTTTGGCGCCTGTGCTGCGCTAATCGGTACCTCGCCGCCCTCCTCTTATGCAGCTGTCGACGCATGGTCAGGATGATTGCTCCGACGCAGATGAACGTTGACCCAACTACCCGGCTGACCCACCGGGATAGCTCGGGACGGGTCAACACGCCCTTGGCCCAAGAGACCAGTGCGGCATACAGACTAAGAGACGTCACCGAGCCTGATCACGCGAGCTTTATGGCTCCGCCCTGGATATCGTCACGCGCCATTCGTAAGTCAATAGCGTCCTGGTTAAGTCGGTGAATCATGTTGAGCAACCGCTGGCGTAGCACTTCGTCTTGGAGCTGCTCTACTGCGCGCATCATATCGAGCGCCGCTACCTCATTGTTAGTGGCGACGGAGTCGAGCAGTTTGCGCATGCTTCTTGATGGTCGATTCATCTCCAACTCCCTGGATTTCAGTGACGCGAATCATAGGGCCGGAATGTTTCGTCAGTGTTTCAGTTGCATGAACTGGTTTTGAATCACCAGCTCGGGCTGATTTGACGCTAGCTGGAGGGGTGCCCCATGAGGTGTCGATTACGCTTGTAGCAACCTGTCATTGATGAAGCTAAGCGGCTCGCTCCAGAGCATCCAGCAAACCAAAAACTCCCGAGAAAGCTTATGCCGAGGGGCCAAATGGATGATGGGTACTGAAACTTCGTGAGATTCGCGCATCTTGACGGAGCTGCTCAGATAAACCGGTAGCACAGGCAAACCTTCAGCCAACAGCTCATCAACGAGATTTTGGTGCAAACCTGTATGCCCGGTGAACTGATTGACCACCACCCCTTCCACTTTCAGTAATTCATTGTGATCAAGACGTAGCGCTGAGCTCACAGCGCGATGATTGCACCTAATTTCGGCTGACTGAAACGCTAGGGCAGTAATACCTAATGGAAATAGCTACAAATTCCCTCCAACTGTGACACCCAGCTATAGGGAGCGGTAGAAGCCGCCAGGATGGCTCAAGCTAGTACAAACTGCTCGGTGCAAACACCGTAGTGATGAATGTAAGCGACAGCAAAGGCTCGACTTCGACGAGCTTTGCGGCATGCACGCCTCATGAAGATTAGCGGCGAGCGCAATCACTCATAAAGCGACTCATATCACGAGAAAGGTTGATAAAAAATATTTCGTATTGCTGGCTATCCAGTTCATGAAGTCTGAATAGAAACTGGCAGGAAATTTTAAGCGCTATGCATTCGTCGGTCGAAGCGCCACTAAATAGTCTGGGGCGCATCGCCAGCATTGCAGGAAAACCAACACTTTCCCCCTCGGTAGTCGTTCGGATGACTTTGCGGCCGCCTTCGGTGTCCTGATATATCTCCACATGCCCCTTTAGAACGATATAGAAGCAATCTGCGCGTTCTCCTTGGCGATAGAGCATCTCGCCCTCCGCTAATCTGTACAACTCACCGCCCGACAGCACTTGCTCCACGAAATGGTCCGAGAGGGCTCCGAAAGCGGACATTTGTCGGAACGCCTCGGCAGGAAGAATATCGCTGAGCAAAACTGGGTCGAGAGATTGCATGGCTCTACACCTGCTGTCACTCCCCTACTGGAATAGCACGCTGTGCATGAAGCAGCTAACTCCGTCATGAGAGCCTAGCTGAGAACCGAGCTCTGCGCCTTTGAGTGGCTGCCAATATGCATGCAAGCATTATAAGACATAAGAGACTGCATGAGCCGATGAACGAGCTCCCTGGCAGACAGGACACCGACTTGCCCCTTTTTGATTGTCCTTGCGCCAGGCTTCTGGCAGATTGCCGCCCTTGATAGACGTATCGATCTGCTTACCCCCGAAGTAGACAATCTGCCCCCGAGCTCCAAGAAAAAGAAAAAGAAAAAAGGAGGGGCATCAGAAAGTAAGAGTTGGATACCCCTCCGGAAACAAAGTGTTCTATCAGCTGTTCTGAACAGCCGCCGAACTGATCTGCTGCGACAATAGCAACTGCCATACCTGTGATTCGAAACCCACCGAAACGGCCATCAGCAGACATTCGACCGCAGCGCCTGACAGCGAAAACTTTATCTGTTCGGCACCCCTTGCCTGCTCGGCCAGCCGGCCGCCATCAAACATCCACGTTCGATAATGGCCGAAGGTTATTAGCGATTGAAAGTCCCCTTTTTATTGGAATGGCAAACAGTCCTCAGCCCTGTGATTCACGCGTACTCACGCCGTCTACTAAGCGCCGAATCCCCAGCGGATTGGCGTTCTGCAACGCCTCGTGCAACAACGCATCCGGGTAGTTCTGGAAGCACACCGGACGTAGGAAACGATCAATCGCCAGCGAGCCGACTGAGGTCCCCCGCGAATCGGACGTCGCCGGGTACGGCCCGCCATGCACCATCGCCTCGCAAACCTCGACACCCGTCGGATAACCATTGAGCAAAATCCGCCCGACCTTTTCCTGCAGCGCCTCCGCGAGCCAGCGGTACTCCAGCAATTCCTCGGCCTCACCAATCAGCGTCGCCGTCAGTTGCCCGCGCAGGCCATGCAACGCTGCCGCCAGCTGAGCCCGATCTTCGACTTCGATGACGATGGTGGTTGGTCCGAAGACTTCTTCCTGAAGCAGTTCGTCGCCCATGAGCAACAGACTGACATCAGCCTTGAACACTTGCGGATGAGCCTGATTCCCCAGTTGAGGCTTGCCCGCCAGATGCGTCAGCCCCGGATGTTCGTGCAGTTCGCCAAGGCCCCGGCTGTAGCTGGCCAGCGCGCCGGCATTGAGCATGGTTTGCGCCGGTTGCTGGTTCATGCTGGCGCAAAAGCTTTCCAGAAGCAGGCTGAACTGCGGCGACCGCAAACCAATGACCAAACCTGGATTGGTGCAAAACTGACCGCAACCCAGTGTCACCGATGCGGCCAATTGCGCGGCAATCTGCTCGCCACGTACCGCGAGCGCTTTGGGCAACAGGAACACCGGGTTGATGCTCGACATCTCGGCAAACACCGGGATCGGCTGCGGCCGGGTCGCGGCCATGTGGCTCAGGGCATTGCCGCCCTTGAGCGAACCGGTGAAGCCCACGGCCTGAATCGCCGGATGCTTGACCAGCCATTCACCGACGCCACCGCCATAAATCATGTTGAACACGCCGGCCGGCATCTCGGTGCGCTCGGCGGCGCGGATGATGGCATCCGCCACCCA contains:
- a CDS encoding transposase; this encodes MPQVRRTYSKSFKAQVIAECAQPDISIANVALTHNLNANLVHKWIRVHAQKNLTLQTAFIPVKTSPPCRCIRPFLPRSESKCRIQKA
- a CDS encoding cyclic nucleotide-binding domain-containing protein, coding for MQSLDPVLLSDILPAEAFRQMSAFGALSDHFVEQVLSGGELYRLAEGEMLYRQGERADCFYIVLKGHVEIYQDTEGGRKVIRTTTEGESVGFPAMLAMRPRLFSGASTDECIALKISCQFLFRLHELDSQQYEIFFINLSRDMSRFMSDCARR
- a CDS encoding aldehyde dehydrogenase (NADP(+)), with the translated sequence MTSLLGHNYIGGRRSANGTLQLQSLDATTGEPLPGTFFQASETEVDAAAKAAAAAYPIYRNLNAEKRATFLDAIANEIDALGDDFVATVCRETALPAGRIQGERARTSGQMRLFAKVLRRGDFYGARIDQALPDRQPLPRPDLRQYRIALGPVAVFGASNFPLAFSTAGGDTASALAAGCPVVFKAHSGHLATAEWVADAIIRAAERTEMPAGVFNMIYGGGVGEWLVKHPAIQAVGFTGSLKGGNALSHMAATRPQPIPVFAEMSSINPVFLLPKALAVRGEQIAAQLAASVTLGCGQFCTNPGLVIGLRSPQFSLLLESFCASMNQQPAQTMLNAGALASYSRGLGELHEHPGLTHLAGKPQLGNQAHPQVFKADVSLLLMGDELLQEEVFGPTTIVIEVEDRAQLAAALHGLRGQLTATLIGEAEELLEYRWLAEALQEKVGRILLNGYPTGVEVCEAMVHGGPYPATSDSRGTSVGSLAIDRFLRPVCFQNYPDALLHEALQNANPLGIRRLVDGVSTRESQG